In Deferribacter autotrophicus, a single genomic region encodes these proteins:
- the csrA gene encoding carbon storage regulator CsrA, which yields MLVLTRKIGESIIIGDDIEVKIVNVIGKTVRVGIEAPKNIAVHRKEIYEAITQENISATKEDNIISLASLIKQKSQ from the coding sequence ATGTTAGTATTAACCAGGAAGATTGGTGAAAGTATTATTATAGGTGATGATATTGAAGTTAAAATTGTAAATGTCATTGGGAAAACCGTTAGAGTTGGGATTGAAGCGCCGAAAAATATTGCTGTACACAGAAAAGAAATTTATGAAGCAATAACACAAGAAAATATTTCAGCAACAAAAGAAGATAATATTATAAGTTTAGCTTCATTGATAAAGCAAAAGTCTCAATAA
- the fliW gene encoding flagellar assembly protein FliW, whose amino-acid sequence MSKKAVLEKSMEEHVLESKKVGKIVYKEEDLITMASPFLGFPDLHDFLLLEDDNCVPFLWFHSVEDPNVAFVVLPIKSFFKDYDPKISKRELKILQANSFDEITLFGIVVVPENPKEATINLRAPLVINLNRKIAKQIILDDERWQIKTPLFTE is encoded by the coding sequence GTGAGTAAAAAAGCGGTTTTGGAAAAATCTATGGAAGAGCATGTTTTGGAATCAAAAAAAGTGGGAAAGATTGTTTATAAAGAGGAAGATCTTATTACAATGGCATCCCCTTTTTTAGGATTTCCTGATTTACATGATTTTTTACTGTTAGAGGATGATAATTGTGTTCCATTTTTGTGGTTTCATTCTGTAGAAGATCCAAATGTAGCGTTTGTAGTATTACCTATTAAATCATTTTTTAAAGATTATGATCCGAAGATATCCAAGCGTGAATTGAAAATACTCCAGGCAAATTCTTTTGATGAAATTACACTTTTTGGCATTGTGGTTGTTCCTGAAAATCCAAAAGAAGCTACAATTAATTTAAGAGCGCCTTTGGTCATCAATTTGAATAGAAAAATTGCTAAGCAGATCATATTGGATGATGAGAGATGGCAGATTAAAACACCACTATTCACTGAATAG
- a CDS encoding flagellin, whose amino-acid sequence MRVTFNMLYLKNQRSISNSLEKLTVANDKVNKGRNLLNPESDPVYYASAINIQRMIDEMDQFKRNAENALTWITNEDNELQNASSLISKAKNEYAVAGINASQNETSRKALAGDVKNILDSLVDIGNANYLGRYIFAGYKTDTKPFAADEKQIKGVTTDNFQIDVVKKKTFADLKELDEGNYTVNIEKVIGSNDLIKIEIVDSTGKKLFFDSNGSDESAKNGNIANSYMILKYEPGQIVNTGVGFGIKLPDVDFSSFDSTKVSFYYVPGDDIRYHGDDGKITTKIGYSQDVTLNLTGKEVFLETNRVLKGTVFNSVNGLSITETTNFLDIDNANISPADYIELSGTDHNGFPVGIAKLWGSENVQLDMTNATDAERTITIEYGNYNVSIVMDKRAYENIEDVVFELNRKLEQEGLGNEIEAFADGDKVMLATTRAGAYVRLKVTGSENNTLGFIQGSGDPPYVATGKGRKFFIGYDEFKQLDSTTYESPLKNVHNDISFGGDVELIINGQKVVFNAPSSGSEEQNRDNAQANLNEALKNAGLATTIKAKVDIGTLGDGQFNLVLEYVNIDPDNNTYFNTKVINTNDVQFSTPRSDTYPSYQATKKIKDFVEFIESLYDNTVDARIENGQLVVEDLRAGVSRMTLKLNENNQGIGYPEVNKDVVFVGKYTGGIDTTWNFSDDGSTITITSGNSVIKQIAKPDISGGVPVEIGYGIKVVIDPNTSLDGLKLDLKANGNLSFGDMNIIQDGTNVNVFRTLKNLYDALNLNIPEGGIGAPSAWRDENYKSTAKPYLSGEFRGNYNDKWVYEVLVNDTVSSFYLQKELEYSVDGTQFNGSALDFTLNIKDKNGNIITHNFNISPNNADEFVNEVNSAISEDSQLSKLGVKAILDNGKIVFRSGSGTAEISVVANDSNTASILLNDSNLDGAIIGQKETSLDLSNYSSSEVPLTFYYTDGTNDYAESISIPAKVYTDSSELISDIQNQLDNSSIPITVSMSDNKLIFEPNATYKLLNVSGDYEGTLGFYKAGDEVTVKVSSEETGELINVVTLDTANEEAYVADGVKLGFDTGTLYATDSFTATVGSGISYELPVLDKAETQINESLTVVGTRQNRVDSVINFHTSFTTANEEIKAKYLGSREVDMTDAITQLQLAQSAYEAALAATARVLQISILDFLR is encoded by the coding sequence ATGAGAGTAACTTTTAATATGCTTTATCTGAAAAATCAGAGAAGTATAAGTAATAGTCTTGAGAAATTGACTGTTGCAAATGATAAAGTGAATAAAGGAAGAAATCTTTTAAATCCTGAAAGTGATCCCGTTTATTATGCTAGTGCCATAAATATTCAAAGAATGATTGATGAAATGGATCAATTCAAAAGAAATGCAGAAAATGCTCTCACATGGATTACCAATGAAGATAACGAGTTACAAAATGCTTCAAGTTTAATAAGTAAAGCCAAGAATGAATATGCTGTTGCCGGTATTAATGCTTCACAAAATGAGACTAGCAGAAAAGCCCTCGCAGGTGATGTTAAAAATATTTTAGATAGTTTGGTTGATATTGGGAATGCAAATTATCTTGGTAGATATATATTTGCCGGTTATAAAACAGATACAAAGCCTTTTGCTGCAGATGAAAAACAGATAAAAGGGGTGACTACGGATAATTTTCAAATTGATGTGGTTAAGAAAAAAACCTTTGCGGATTTAAAAGAGCTTGATGAAGGTAATTATACTGTCAATATTGAAAAGGTTATTGGATCGAATGATTTGATTAAAATTGAAATAGTTGATTCAACGGGTAAAAAACTTTTTTTTGATTCAAATGGTAGTGATGAATCGGCTAAAAATGGCAATATAGCAAATAGTTATATGATATTAAAATATGAGCCTGGGCAGATCGTTAATACAGGAGTTGGCTTTGGGATAAAATTACCAGATGTTGATTTTAGCAGTTTTGACAGTACAAAAGTCTCTTTTTATTATGTGCCAGGTGATGACATCAGATATCATGGTGATGATGGTAAGATAACCACAAAAATCGGTTATAGTCAGGATGTAACATTAAATCTAACAGGAAAGGAAGTTTTTCTTGAAACTAATAGAGTATTAAAAGGTACTGTTTTCAATTCAGTGAATGGTTTGTCAATAACAGAAACAACCAATTTTCTTGATATTGACAATGCAAATATATCACCAGCAGACTATATTGAGTTAAGCGGTACAGATCACAATGGGTTTCCAGTGGGTATTGCAAAATTGTGGGGTTCTGAAAATGTTCAGCTTGATATGACTAATGCCACGGATGCAGAGAGGACAATAACGATTGAATATGGAAATTATAATGTTTCTATTGTGATGGATAAAAGGGCTTATGAAAATATTGAGGATGTGGTTTTTGAGCTTAATAGGAAACTTGAGCAGGAAGGGCTTGGTAATGAGATCGAAGCCTTTGCTGACGGTGATAAAGTGATGCTTGCTACTACAAGGGCTGGCGCATATGTGAGATTAAAGGTTACAGGAAGTGAAAATAATACTCTGGGTTTTATTCAAGGTTCTGGTGATCCTCCTTATGTTGCAACAGGGAAAGGGAGAAAGTTTTTTATAGGATATGATGAATTTAAACAGCTTGATTCAACAACATATGAATCACCTCTAAAGAATGTTCATAATGATATATCTTTTGGTGGTGATGTTGAACTTATAATAAATGGGCAGAAAGTGGTTTTTAATGCTCCTAGTAGTGGTTCAGAAGAGCAGAATAGGGATAATGCTCAAGCAAATTTGAATGAGGCATTAAAAAATGCTGGTTTAGCAACCACGATTAAAGCTAAAGTAGATATCGGAACACTTGGTGATGGACAATTTAATTTAGTTTTGGAATACGTAAATATTGATCCGGATAATAATACTTATTTTAATACAAAAGTTATAAATACTAATGATGTTCAGTTTTCAACCCCAAGGAGTGACACTTACCCCTCATATCAAGCAACTAAAAAGATCAAAGATTTTGTGGAGTTCATAGAATCTCTTTATGACAATACTGTAGATGCGAGGATAGAGAATGGTCAACTTGTAGTGGAAGATTTGCGTGCCGGTGTAAGCAGAATGACGCTAAAGTTAAATGAAAACAATCAGGGGATAGGTTATCCTGAAGTTAACAAGGATGTTGTTTTTGTTGGGAAATATACAGGTGGGATTGATACTACATGGAATTTTTCTGATGACGGAAGTACTATAACAATAACATCTGGGAATTCCGTGATAAAACAAATTGCTAAACCTGACATATCAGGAGGGGTACCTGTTGAAATAGGTTATGGCATTAAGGTTGTTATTGATCCGAATACTTCACTCGATGGCTTGAAGCTTGATTTAAAGGCAAATGGTAATTTGAGTTTTGGTGATATGAATATTATACAGGATGGTACTAATGTAAATGTCTTCAGAACATTGAAAAATCTTTATGATGCGCTCAATTTGAATATTCCTGAAGGTGGAATAGGAGCACCATCTGCATGGAGAGACGAGAACTATAAATCTACAGCAAAACCTTATTTGTCAGGAGAGTTTCGTGGTAACTACAATGATAAGTGGGTATATGAGGTTCTTGTGAATGATACCGTTTCTTCCTTTTATCTTCAGAAAGAGCTTGAATATAGTGTTGATGGAACGCAATTTAATGGGAGTGCATTGGATTTTACTTTAAATATAAAAGATAAAAACGGAAATATTATAACGCACAATTTTAATATTTCTCCTAATAATGCCGATGAATTTGTTAATGAGGTAAACAGTGCAATATCTGAAGATTCTCAACTGAGTAAGTTGGGAGTTAAGGCTATCTTAGATAATGGGAAAATTGTTTTTAGATCTGGAAGTGGTACTGCTGAAATTTCAGTAGTAGCAAATGATAGTAATACGGCGTCTATTCTTTTAAATGATTCTAATCTTGATGGTGCTATTATAGGACAAAAAGAAACTTCTTTGGATTTAAGCAATTATTCATCTAGCGAAGTCCCATTAACTTTTTATTATACTGACGGAACAAATGATTACGCTGAATCTATTTCGATACCTGCTAAAGTTTATACAGATAGTAGTGAGTTGATTTCTGATATTCAGAATCAATTAGATAATAGTAGCATACCTATAACAGTTAGTATGAGTGACAATAAGCTTATTTTTGAACCTAATGCTACTTATAAGCTTTTGAATGTTTCAGGTGATTATGAAGGGACGCTTGGTTTTTACAAAGCGGGTGATGAGGTAACAGTTAAGGTGAGTAGTGAGGAGACAGGTGAATTGATAAATGTAGTTACTCTAGATACAGCAAATGAAGAGGCTTATGTCGCCGACGGTGTCAAATTAGGTTTTGATACTGGGACACTTTATGCGACAGATTCTTTTACTGCCACTGTTGGCTCAGGGATTTCTTATGAATTACCCGTTTTGGATAAAGCTGAAACTCAGATAAATGAATCTCTAACAGTAGTTGGAACACGGCAAAACAGAGTTGATAGTGTGATTAATTTCCATACTTCTTTTACAACTGCTAATGAAGAAATAAAAGCAAAATATCTTGGATCAAGAGAAGTTGATATGACTGATGCCATTACACAACTTCAATTAGCGCAGAGTGCTTATGAAGCGGCTTTAGCTGCTACTGCAAGAGTTTTACAGATTTCAATTTTAGATTTTTTGAGATAA
- the flgK gene encoding flagellar hook-associated protein FlgK: MSNIFGIFQTGVSGLMVSQAGIDVTGHNIANVNTEGYSRQRVSIETEIPLLVHPGPFGRGARIAGVERTYDEVLAKNLRNSNSTLKYYESLQQSLQSVEIYFNELEAGSGLGDALKDYFNAWADLANTAPDASDEATVKRITLIEKTDTLIQKIHEGYGAIESIREQSDKNIEEYVKEINDLAENIAYLNYQIAKTEAAGDHANDLRDKRELLLNKMAELANVSTFERSDGQLSVFIGGISIVDGATANKLYSVENENNNGHYDIYWGAKLIDKPQVNVSDKITSGRLYAELKSRDDILKGYLDTLDEFAKNLILKTNQIHALGQGLERLTQITSTNYVENPSYKFSEDPGRLPFDVNKGTFRISVYNDEGLKVADYDIDIDPEEDSLNSLIQRISQADGNPNGGLIQAYLAEGNKLKIQSADGYTFSFSEDNSNILAAFGMYGYFKGTDAKTIELNDIVKNDNRFIATSKTGEPGDNSNALEIANLKYEQVFESGGARFDDFYTVFVAQIASDKRQVDVFVDAKTEAVNQLQLKLEEVKGVSLDEEFTNLIKFQKAYEANARFITTVDQMIDRLINGTGVVGR, encoded by the coding sequence ATGTCCAATATATTCGGAATTTTTCAAACCGGTGTATCTGGGTTAATGGTTTCACAAGCTGGGATAGATGTTACGGGGCATAATATTGCCAATGTCAATACGGAAGGTTATTCAAGGCAAAGAGTAAGTATAGAAACAGAAATCCCTCTACTTGTTCATCCTGGACCATTTGGAAGAGGAGCTCGTATTGCTGGAGTCGAAAGGACATATGATGAAGTGCTTGCAAAAAATTTAAGGAACTCAAATTCTACATTAAAATATTACGAAAGCTTACAGCAATCTTTGCAAAGCGTAGAGATTTATTTCAATGAGTTGGAAGCCGGTTCAGGACTGGGAGATGCACTAAAGGATTATTTTAATGCCTGGGCTGATCTTGCCAATACTGCACCTGATGCCTCTGATGAAGCTACCGTAAAAAGAATAACATTGATAGAGAAGACAGATACTTTGATTCAAAAGATTCATGAAGGGTATGGTGCCATTGAAAGTATTAGAGAGCAATCCGATAAAAATATAGAGGAATATGTAAAAGAGATAAACGACTTAGCAGAAAATATAGCGTATTTGAATTATCAAATAGCGAAAACAGAAGCAGCCGGTGATCATGCCAATGATTTGCGGGATAAAAGGGAATTACTTTTAAACAAAATGGCCGAACTTGCCAATGTAAGTACATTTGAAAGATCTGATGGTCAACTTAGTGTATTCATTGGTGGTATTTCTATTGTGGATGGAGCGACTGCAAATAAATTATATTCAGTAGAAAACGAAAATAACAATGGTCACTACGATATTTATTGGGGAGCAAAACTTATTGATAAACCTCAGGTAAATGTCAGTGATAAAATTACTTCAGGAAGGTTGTATGCTGAATTAAAAAGTAGAGATGATATATTGAAAGGATATCTTGATACATTGGATGAATTTGCCAAGAATTTGATATTAAAAACAAATCAGATACATGCTTTGGGGCAAGGGCTGGAACGTCTTACACAAATCACTTCTACGAATTATGTTGAAAACCCATCTTATAAATTTAGCGAAGATCCTGGTAGACTTCCTTTTGATGTTAATAAAGGGACTTTTAGGATATCTGTGTATAATGATGAAGGGTTAAAAGTAGCTGATTATGATATCGATATTGATCCAGAAGAGGATAGCCTTAATTCGCTGATACAAAGGATATCTCAGGCTGATGGTAATCCAAATGGGGGATTAATTCAGGCATATTTAGCAGAAGGGAATAAATTAAAAATACAGTCAGCAGATGGATATACTTTTAGTTTTTCCGAAGATAACTCCAATATTTTGGCAGCTTTTGGAATGTATGGTTATTTTAAAGGCACAGATGCAAAAACAATTGAACTAAATGATATTGTCAAAAATGATAATCGTTTTATCGCAACAAGTAAAACCGGTGAGCCTGGAGATAATAGCAATGCTCTTGAAATTGCAAATTTGAAATACGAGCAGGTTTTTGAAAGTGGCGGAGCACGTTTTGATGATTTTTATACGGTATTTGTGGCACAAATTGCCAGTGATAAGAGACAGGTAGATGTTTTTGTGGATGCCAAGACAGAAGCGGTAAACCAGTTACAGCTTAAATTGGAAGAAGTAAAAGGTGTTTCTCTGGATGAAGAGTTCACAAACTTGATAAAATTTCAAAAGGCTTACGAAGCAAATGCAAGATTTATCACTACAGTTGATCAGATGATTGATAGGTTAATAAATGGGACAGGTGTTGTTGGTCGATAG
- a CDS encoding flagellar protein FlgN — protein sequence METIQNLIGVLTAQRDLYKELYDLLLREKEYIINWDVDKMMELPKIKDTFFYKEKMLEEARRKVEQKISRSLGKDSITLSEILKVLVDDEKKETLRSISDEILEITEKIAIENKKIKILYNTNLKLISDFFNQIGITENKASYTRNYNASTAYKTAIDKNL from the coding sequence ATGGAGACAATCCAGAACCTTATAGGTGTGCTCACTGCTCAGCGTGATTTATATAAGGAGCTTTACGACCTGTTATTACGGGAAAAAGAATATATTATCAATTGGGATGTTGATAAAATGATGGAGCTCCCAAAAATTAAAGATACTTTCTTTTATAAAGAAAAAATGCTTGAGGAGGCGCGTAGAAAGGTAGAGCAAAAAATCTCCAGATCACTTGGTAAAGATAGTATTACACTTTCGGAGATTTTAAAAGTTTTGGTGGATGATGAAAAAAAAGAAACACTTAGAAGTATCAGCGATGAGATTTTAGAGATTACTGAGAAAATTGCTATAGAAAACAAGAAAATAAAGATTCTTTATAATACTAATCTTAAACTAATTTCTGACTTTTTCAATCAAATTGGTATAACTGAAAATAAAGCTTCGTATACAAGAAATTATAATGCAAGTACAGCATATAAGACAGCAATAGATAAAAATCTTTAA
- the flgM gene encoding flagellar biosynthesis anti-sigma factor FlgM, protein MRIEDKVRLGYESLARLDKQKELEKKDRDSVQLKKQDRVEISRAKKEVDTLKIKLKNASDVRIEKVKNIKEQIESGTYDISGKKVAEKIVNLAIDNLF, encoded by the coding sequence ATGAGGATTGAGGACAAAGTAAGATTGGGCTATGAAAGTCTTGCTAGGTTGGATAAGCAAAAAGAGCTGGAAAAGAAAGATAGGGATAGCGTACAATTAAAAAAACAGGACAGAGTAGAAATCTCCAGAGCAAAAAAAGAAGTAGATACTTTAAAAATTAAGTTAAAAAATGCTTCTGATGTAAGGATAGAAAAAGTTAAGAATATTAAAGAGCAAATAGAATCCGGCACATACGATATAAGTGGTAAAAAAGTCGCTGAAAAAATAGTCAACCTTGCCATAGACAACCTCTTCTAA
- a CDS encoding rod-binding protein: MMRVDAIKNVVNDNVKLEKLKKACADFESLFYHEILKTSKNTFKSNLLPQSVADDIYKDMFYVEVSKVAAEKSEGGIKDILFDFLSRGILQDKGKNYQNNGKNVSVSGQFISDLLA, from the coding sequence ATGATGAGAGTGGATGCAATAAAGAATGTTGTAAATGATAATGTGAAACTTGAAAAACTAAAAAAAGCATGTGCTGATTTCGAGTCATTATTTTACCATGAAATTTTGAAAACTTCTAAAAACACATTTAAAAGCAATTTGTTACCTCAATCTGTAGCTGATGATATTTATAAAGATATGTTTTACGTGGAAGTGTCAAAAGTGGCAGCAGAAAAAAGTGAGGGAGGGATAAAGGATATTTTGTTCGACTTTTTATCAAGAGGTATTTTGCAGGATAAGGGAAAAAATTACCAGAATAATGGAAAAAATGTTTCAGTATCCGGACAATTTATAAGTGATTTGTTGGCATAA
- a CDS encoding flagellar basal body P-ring protein FlgI, whose translation MRVRFLAIIIALFFTYNVYALVKIREIAKVSGIRDNQLIGYGLVVGLNGTGDKSGTEFTIQSLVNMLDRMGITVDKKKVKVKNVAAVMVTAKLPPFAKAGTRVDVTVSSIGDAKSLEGGTLLMTPLAGPDGKIYAVAQGPLSVGGLNVSAGGGGTVKNHPTVGRIPNGAMVEKEIPFSLDQDYITLAFERDSISDLVKAKNVINSFFKTNIAMVDSPKTIKVFVPENYRDNFYDFLDKVLRLEIDPEPSSKVVVDERTGTIVMGSDVRISTVAVSHGNLTIKITDTVEISQPEPFTRGQTAVVRQKDVEVKEEDARLMVIPEGVRISDLVKALNSLGVSPRDLIAILQAIKAAGALQGELEII comes from the coding sequence ATGAGAGTTAGATTTTTAGCGATTATTATAGCGTTATTTTTCACTTATAATGTTTATGCCCTTGTTAAGATTAGAGAAATAGCCAAAGTGAGCGGTATTAGAGATAATCAGTTAATTGGTTATGGCCTTGTAGTGGGTTTGAACGGCACTGGTGACAAATCTGGGACTGAGTTTACTATCCAGTCACTTGTCAATATGTTGGATAGAATGGGTATTACCGTTGATAAGAAGAAGGTTAAAGTTAAAAACGTAGCCGCAGTAATGGTGACAGCAAAATTACCACCATTTGCAAAGGCAGGTACTAGAGTTGATGTAACTGTTTCTTCTATCGGTGATGCCAAAAGTCTTGAGGGCGGCACATTGCTAATGACACCACTAGCAGGCCCGGATGGTAAGATTTATGCTGTGGCTCAAGGTCCTCTTTCTGTAGGAGGGTTGAATGTTTCGGCTGGTGGCGGTGGTACAGTGAAAAATCATCCCACTGTAGGTAGAATTCCGAATGGTGCTATGGTGGAGAAAGAGATCCCTTTTAGCTTGGATCAAGATTATATCACTTTAGCGTTTGAAAGAGATAGTATTTCTGATTTGGTTAAAGCAAAAAACGTTATAAATAGTTTTTTTAAAACTAATATAGCTATGGTGGATTCACCAAAGACTATTAAAGTGTTTGTCCCTGAAAATTATAGAGATAATTTTTACGACTTTCTAGACAAAGTACTTCGTTTGGAAATAGATCCTGAGCCTTCATCAAAAGTGGTAGTAGATGAAAGGACAGGTACCATTGTAATGGGCTCTGATGTGAGGATAAGCACAGTGGCTGTTTCCCATGGAAATTTGACAATTAAAATTACAGATACGGTGGAAATTAGTCAGCCAGAGCCTTTTACACGAGGGCAAACAGCTGTGGTTAGGCAAAAAGATGTTGAAGTCAAAGAAGAGGATGCAAGATTAATGGTTATTCCTGAGGGTGTAAGAATTAGTGATTTGGTAAAAGCCCTTAACTCTTTGGGAGTTTCTCCAAGAGATTTAATAGCTATTTTACAGGCAATAAAAGCTGCAGGTGCTTTGCAGGGTGAATTGGAGATAATATGA
- a CDS encoding flagellar basal body L-ring protein FlgH — MKRMVTFLIAALLFSGCAKKVVTEVPTTDYKKEIEEYRKYQASKKPSPSLWTDMGSYGTFFLDYKGRKVGDIVIVKIIESSSASNSNTVKTSKSTSYKTGITSLLGLPTHFGMTNFLNSGNKFDPNIDASTNNSFSGKGQKQKSDTVTATIAARVIDVLPSGNLVIEGHREIVVDQEKQVISVKGVIRQKDIDANNTVLSTAIADAQITYSGKGMLTDANKKGWLASVIDWVWPF; from the coding sequence ATGAAAAGGATGGTTACATTTTTAATAGCTGCCTTACTTTTTTCAGGGTGTGCCAAAAAGGTTGTAACAGAGGTTCCTACAACTGATTATAAAAAAGAGATAGAGGAATACAGAAAGTATCAGGCATCAAAGAAACCTTCTCCATCTTTATGGACAGATATGGGCAGCTATGGGACATTTTTTCTTGATTATAAAGGAAGAAAGGTGGGGGATATTGTTATAGTGAAAATTATTGAGTCATCTTCTGCATCAAATTCAAATACAGTTAAAACTAGCAAATCTACAAGCTATAAAACAGGAATAACAAGCTTATTAGGATTACCTACGCATTTTGGGATGACTAATTTTCTAAATTCTGGGAATAAGTTCGATCCAAACATAGATGCGAGTACAAATAACTCATTTAGTGGAAAAGGCCAAAAACAGAAGTCTGATACAGTGACTGCCACGATTGCTGCCCGGGTTATTGATGTATTACCATCAGGTAATTTAGTAATTGAAGGACATCGTGAGATTGTAGTGGATCAGGAAAAGCAGGTAATTTCAGTTAAGGGTGTGATAAGGCAAAAAGATATTGATGCTAACAATACTGTACTATCTACTGCAATAGCAGATGCTCAGATTACATACAGTGGAAAAGGGATGCTGACAGATGCAAATAAAAAAGGATGGCTTGCATCTGTCATTGACTGGGTATGGCCATTTTAG
- the flgA gene encoding flagellar basal body P-ring formation chaperone FlgA, which translates to MKKVLLTLIIFLYGSIVFGSEIVIDRDCLLYSDLFVNGDNSKLTCNFAPGDEKILQYSVLQKILKQNPGLKPKLNSIKKIVVKRKGKLVTEEIVQQLIANLYRKSFPDIEISIEKISMNKGIYFANINDLRLNFMNNDRLGSVYYLLSNGYKNYRIYAYVKGYKEVFVSKERIKKNEPISNKVVKKRVEITRLLGEPVMDIDEYIASRTIPTNRIVTDKYVIKKPDAFKGDYVKLIYKSASIIAVTKGILEQNAYIGNVVKVKNPSSGKFVIAKYVGDKRAIILDY; encoded by the coding sequence ATGAAAAAGGTTTTGCTAACTTTAATAATATTTTTATATGGTAGTATAGTTTTTGGGAGTGAGATTGTTATTGATAGAGATTGTCTCCTTTACAGTGATTTGTTTGTAAATGGTGATAATAGCAAATTGACATGCAATTTTGCTCCAGGTGATGAAAAAATACTACAATATTCCGTTCTACAAAAGATACTTAAACAGAATCCAGGATTAAAACCAAAGTTAAATTCTATTAAGAAAATTGTGGTGAAAAGAAAGGGTAAACTTGTAACAGAAGAAATTGTGCAACAATTGATTGCTAATCTGTACAGGAAAAGTTTTCCTGATATTGAAATAAGTATTGAAAAAATTAGTATGAATAAAGGGATTTATTTTGCCAATATAAATGATTTGAGATTGAATTTTATGAATAATGATAGATTAGGTTCTGTATATTATTTGTTATCGAATGGGTATAAGAATTACAGGATATATGCATACGTTAAAGGATATAAGGAAGTTTTTGTATCAAAAGAACGTATAAAAAAGAACGAGCCTATTAGCAATAAAGTTGTAAAAAAGCGTGTGGAGATTACAAGGTTGCTAGGAGAGCCTGTAATGGATATTGATGAGTATATTGCATCAAGGACCATCCCGACAAATAGAATAGTTACCGATAAATATGTAATAAAAAAACCTGATGCATTTAAAGGAGATTATGTAAAACTGATTTATAAAAGTGCCAGTATCATAGCTGTTACAAAAGGGATTTTGGAACAAAATGCATATATTGGCAATGTTGTCAAAGTGAAAAATCCATCGTCAGGTAAATTTGTCATTGCTAAATATGTTGGAGATAAAAGAGCAATTATATTGGATTATTGA
- the flgG gene encoding flagellar basal-body rod protein FlgG, whose protein sequence is MLRTLWTAASGMTTQQINIDNIANNLANVNTAGFKKSRVNFEDLLYQEIRPAGAVTATGINHPTGIQIGLGSKVVSTEKIFSQGNFQQTGNPLDLTIEGDGFFQVTLPDGTIGYTRNGSFKIDADGNLVTAEGYLLEPNIAIPENALEIIVGEDGTVSVTLPGEAEPTELGQIELAKFINPSGLRSIGKNIYLQTAASGEPITGVPGEEGLGTIAQGILEMSNVNVVEEMVNLITGQRAYEINSKAIQTGDEMLQIVNNLKR, encoded by the coding sequence ATGCTTAGGACACTTTGGACTGCAGCAAGTGGTATGACAACTCAGCAAATAAATATTGATAACATTGCAAACAATCTTGCAAATGTTAACACAGCAGGATTTAAAAAATCTAGAGTCAATTTTGAAGATCTTTTATATCAGGAGATTAGGCCTGCAGGTGCTGTGACAGCTACAGGTATAAATCATCCAACTGGGATTCAAATAGGTCTTGGCTCAAAAGTGGTTTCCACAGAAAAAATATTTTCTCAAGGCAATTTTCAGCAAACAGGAAATCCCCTTGATTTGACGATCGAAGGGGATGGCTTTTTTCAGGTAACGTTACCTGACGGTACAATTGGTTATACAAGGAATGGTTCCTTTAAAATAGACGCTGATGGTAATCTTGTTACCGCAGAAGGTTATCTTTTGGAGCCAAATATTGCGATACCTGAAAATGCCCTTGAAATAATTGTGGGTGAAGATGGCACAGTTTCAGTCACATTGCCAGGTGAGGCTGAACCCACAGAGCTTGGTCAGATTGAGCTTGCAAAATTTATAAACCCTTCAGGTTTACGTTCAATTGGTAAAAATATTTATCTCCAAACAGCAGCGAGCGGTGAGCCGATTACTGGTGTGCCAGGAGAAGAAGGGCTTGGTACGATTGCTCAGGGTATTTTGGAGATGAGTAACGTAAATGTGGTGGAGGAGATGGTAAATCTGATTACTGGACAAAGAGCTTATGAAATCAATTCGAAGGCTATTCAGACCGGAGATGAAATGCTTCAAATTGTGAATAATCTGAAGAGGTAG